The window GAGCAACAACCCAATCGCTGATAACCTCCAGGCTAAAAGAGCCTGTTGTGCCGTAAAGCAGCGTAATACCGAATAGTAAGAAACCTGTGGAGAAAGCCCCCATCAGGAAATATTTTAATGCCGCCTCATTTGAGGCAAAATCGCTCTTCTTAATACCAGCCAGTATATACAAGCTTACCGACATGATTTCGATACCGATAAACATCATGGTTAAGTTGTAATAAGAAACCATTACAATAATGCCTGCCAATGAAAAAAGGATAATGGCATAATATTCGGCTACGTGATTACTTATTTTTTCAAAATATCCCGCTGATAACAGCAGGATTAAAATGGTTGTTATAATTGCAATTGATGAAAATACAACAGAAAAATTATTGAACATCATCATACCATGAAAAGTAGGAATTGTGGTATCGGGCCTTTTATATTCGGCCACAGCGCAAGCCAGCGCGGCAAGCAAACCAACAATTGTAACAGGTAATAATGCTTTTGAAGCCTTGTACAAGCCAAGGTACAGCAACACTATTGGTAAAACAGATATGATGATTAAAGTAGTCATGTTCTTGTTAAATTCTAAAAGCCAAATTCTAAACTCTAAAGGGCAAAGCCAGCATTAGAAAGCCGGTTTTGTATTCAAAGTATTTATCAAATTAGTAACAGCCGCCTCGGATATGTGCAAAATAGGTTGCGGGTATATACCTATACCAATTATTAATACACAGATAATACCAAGCACCAATTGCTCAGATCCGCTGATGTCTTTAAAATTGGTAGTTAATTCGTTGGTCTCGCCCTGCATTACATTTTTGTACATGCGCAGCATATAAACCGCACCTAAAATAATGGTAGTACCGGCAATTACAGCCAAGGCGATATTCATGTAATGGAATGCGCTGTATTGAAACACACCATCTAACAGTAAAAACTCGCCTACAAAACCATTGGTTAATGGCAGGCCTACAGTACCCAATACAATAATTAAAAACGCTATGGAAAATTTAGGGGCTACTTTAGCAATACCACCAAGGTTTCCTATTTCGCGGGTGTTTAAACGGGTGCTGATGATATCCCAGATAAAAAACATACCAACCACGTTTATACCGTGGTTAAGCATCTGCACCATTGCTCCCTGTACACCCTGCTGGCTCCATGAAAATATACCCGCGGCAATTAAGCCCACGTGCGCAATAGATGAATAAGCTACCAAACGCTTGCCATCGGTTTGTTTAAAAGCAATAATTGATGCATAAACAATACCTATTACTGCCAATGTAGTTATTATAGCCTGCCAATGGTCAAGACCTGCTGGTGCATTTGGGATCATCCAGCGAATAGCACCATAAACACCCATCTTAAGCATAATACCTGATAACATCATGGTACCGCCGGTTGGGGCTTCGGTATAAGTATCGGGCTGCCAGGTATGGAACGGGAATACAGGCATCTTAATGGCAAATGCCAAAAAGAATGCTAAAAACACCCATGACTGCTGCTGAGTGCCTAATTTTAAAGTATAAAAGGCATGTATATCAAACGTTTTTGTTGGCGACTGCAGGTAGAGGTAAATGATGGCCACCAACATAAACAACGAGCCTGCAAACGTATAGATAAAAAACTTCAGCGTAATACGGATGCGATTTTCGCCACCCCAAAGGGCACATATAAAGTAAATTGGAATTAATGCTGCCTCCCATCCTACGTAAAACAAAAAGCCATCCATCGCAGTAAACACCAGTAGTAACCCGGCCTGCATAAATAAAATCAGGCCGTAAAACGC is drawn from Mucilaginibacter ginsenosidivorax and contains these coding sequences:
- a CDS encoding complex I subunit 4 family protein, giving the protein MTVSILIFLPVIAAVIVAFLKGDTAKYAALFFAIAELAVAGLFLSKFVPDATSQFVIDAPWIPRLGIYFKAGIDGISMIVVLLTVLLVPLIILSTFKHEYKNAGAFYGLILFMQAGLLLVFTAMDGFLFYVGWEAALIPIYFICALWGGENRIRITLKFFIYTFAGSLFMLVAIIYLYLQSPTKTFDIHAFYTLKLGTQQQSWVFLAFFLAFAIKMPVFPFHTWQPDTYTEAPTGGTMMLSGIMLKMGVYGAIRWMIPNAPAGLDHWQAIITTLAVIGIVYASIIAFKQTDGKRLVAYSSIAHVGLIAAGIFSWSQQGVQGAMVQMLNHGINVVGMFFIWDIISTRLNTREIGNLGGIAKVAPKFSIAFLIIVLGTVGLPLTNGFVGEFLLLDGVFQYSAFHYMNIALAVIAGTTIILGAVYMLRMYKNVMQGETNELTTNFKDISGSEQLVLGIICVLIIGIGIYPQPILHISEAAVTNLINTLNTKPAF